The following proteins are encoded in a genomic region of Candidatus Kryptoniota bacterium:
- a CDS encoding DNA internalization-related competence protein ComEC/Rec2 — translation MRNLPAFKAAVFSMIGIFLGREFPQHVHAFLVLTVCFIIILVTWFFLKKERIGIVAAFSVYCALTFSFAFYMSSRTAALRSPALGEYRCFEGTIDECPRDSTKPVYLLINCYGYDSSWTKIPGELIVNAGSSRVFKPGDRIIFTGKPGSVADARNPGEFNLKAYYALSGISGRIYTKSDKDILAVSRYTGFNFKGSIVDPIRNSLRERIRKYMNGEEAELARGMLLGERMGIDKEVSDDFVNSGTIHILAVSGLHVGFITGILMALASLFRIPRRLRFFAIAPVLILYAFIIGLTPSISRAVLMAVVVLFGLFLQRRPQVLNSLGFAALVILVFNPAQLFSPGFQLSFAAVSSITFFHGRISNLVKRSFPRLEERTLTSSIVSVSILTLSATIGTVPLTAFYFNRVSLISVAANLLVVPMSGIFIAMSFTFLALSFLSGGIASIFGSASQMIAFAILKTNSVLGSFGFSSVRFTESTGTFAILYFIWLAATAGFGGNALWKKAAVGVLLGADLILFSSYFTKQSASIYVLDVGQGDSIFLQLPDGKNILVDCGMKFGNSDAGERAIVPFLERRGVRTLDYLIMTHLHSDHIGGALSVIRKIKVNCFVYPDQFSQSSTWHNLESSVRSMSIRTVVAHAGMTLDSSASCRIYVLHPNRKYTGEGGYSYRTRLNDGSIVMKVCVGKESFLLVGDAEKIVERDLVRVYGKFLASDVLKVGHHGSNTSSGIEFVQMVHPTYAAISVGANNSFGHPSPEVLSELSAEGVAVWRTDSLGAAYFDADLDTVQLVDWR, via the coding sequence TTGAGGAATCTTCCTGCATTCAAGGCGGCGGTATTCTCGATGATCGGAATCTTTCTCGGGCGAGAATTCCCGCAACACGTCCACGCGTTCCTGGTCTTAACGGTCTGCTTCATTATTATTTTGGTGACGTGGTTCTTTCTAAAGAAAGAGAGAATAGGAATCGTCGCCGCGTTTTCTGTTTATTGCGCGCTCACTTTTTCTTTCGCGTTCTACATGAGCAGCAGGACCGCGGCTCTGAGGTCGCCGGCACTCGGAGAATATCGCTGTTTCGAAGGGACAATAGATGAGTGTCCGAGGGATTCCACGAAACCTGTATACCTGCTTATCAACTGCTACGGGTATGATTCCAGCTGGACGAAAATTCCCGGCGAGTTGATCGTCAATGCCGGCTCTTCGCGGGTTTTCAAGCCTGGCGATAGAATCATCTTCACCGGAAAACCGGGTTCGGTTGCCGACGCGAGGAATCCTGGGGAGTTCAACTTGAAAGCCTACTATGCGCTTTCGGGCATCTCCGGCAGGATCTACACGAAAAGCGACAAAGATATCCTTGCGGTCTCCCGATATACCGGATTCAATTTCAAAGGAAGTATTGTCGATCCAATTCGAAATTCCCTCCGCGAAAGAATAAGAAAATACATGAACGGAGAAGAAGCGGAACTTGCCAGGGGAATGCTTCTCGGTGAGAGAATGGGAATCGACAAGGAAGTCAGCGACGATTTTGTAAATTCAGGCACGATTCATATTCTCGCCGTTTCGGGACTGCATGTCGGCTTTATCACCGGGATCCTCATGGCACTAGCGTCGCTCTTCAGGATTCCTCGAAGGCTCAGATTCTTCGCTATCGCGCCCGTCCTCATTCTGTATGCGTTCATAATCGGATTGACCCCCAGCATCTCACGGGCCGTTCTGATGGCAGTGGTGGTTCTCTTCGGTCTATTTCTTCAGAGGAGACCGCAAGTTCTTAACTCTCTTGGTTTCGCCGCGCTTGTCATTCTGGTGTTTAACCCGGCGCAGCTTTTCTCTCCGGGTTTCCAGCTTTCGTTCGCCGCAGTCTCTTCGATAACGTTTTTCCATGGAAGAATTTCAAACCTGGTGAAAAGATCTTTTCCCCGTCTCGAGGAACGAACTCTGACCAGCTCAATCGTGTCGGTTTCCATTCTGACATTATCGGCCACGATCGGTACGGTGCCTCTCACCGCTTTCTATTTTAATCGAGTGTCGTTGATAAGTGTCGCCGCGAATCTCCTGGTGGTCCCGATGTCCGGAATTTTTATCGCCATGTCATTCACATTCCTTGCGCTCAGCTTTCTATCAGGAGGAATCGCCTCGATCTTCGGTTCAGCTTCGCAAATGATTGCTTTTGCAATTTTGAAGACGAATTCTGTCCTCGGCTCCTTTGGATTCAGCAGCGTGCGATTTACGGAATCAACCGGCACTTTTGCCATTCTATATTTTATCTGGCTTGCCGCCACTGCAGGATTCGGAGGAAACGCCCTGTGGAAAAAGGCTGCCGTCGGCGTTCTCCTAGGTGCTGACCTTATCTTGTTCTCTTCATACTTCACGAAGCAATCCGCAAGCATATACGTCCTTGATGTCGGACAGGGTGACTCGATATTTCTCCAGTTGCCGGACGGAAAGAACATTCTGGTCGATTGCGGAATGAAATTTGGAAATTCGGATGCGGGCGAGCGCGCAATAGTTCCTTTCCTCGAAAGACGGGGAGTAAGGACTCTTGATTATCTCATCATGACACACCTCCATTCCGACCACATCGGTGGTGCTCTGTCGGTGATCCGCAAGATCAAGGTGAACTGTTTCGTATATCCGGACCAGTTCTCTCAATCCTCAACATGGCATAACCTGGAATCGTCTGTTCGTTCAATGAGTATCAGAACCGTTGTTGCACACGCGGGGATGACACTTGATTCATCGGCATCATGCAGGATTTATGTTCTTCATCCGAATCGCAAATATACCGGCGAAGGCGGGTATTCCTACCGAACAAGATTGAACGATGGTTCAATCGTCATGAAAGTCTGTGTGGGCAAAGAGAGTTTCCTCCTTGTCGGCGATGCCGAGAAAATTGTTGAGCGCGATCTCGTGCGCGTCTACGGTAAGTTCCTCGCTTCGGATGTGTTGAAAGTGGGACATCATGGCAGCAATACCAGTTCTGGAATCGAATTTGTTCAGATGGTTCACCCTACTTATGCGGCGATCTCAGTGGGCGCCAACAACAGCTTTGGTCATCCATCACCCGAGGTATTGAGCGAACTGTCGGCAGAAGGGGTGGCCGTATGGAGAACCGATTCACTTGGTGCAGCCTATTTCGATGCAGACCTGGATACGGTTCAGTTGGTTGACTGGAGATAG
- a CDS encoding bifunctional UDP-3-O-[3-hydroxymyristoyl] N-acetylglucosamine deacetylase/3-hydroxyacyl-ACP dehydratase has protein sequence MLVQQRTITNRVSISGVGLHTGCESTITFLPAPENHGVVFRRTDVGGKPEIPALADFVVDVSRGTTLGIGDVKVHTVEHVLAAVAGLEIDNIIIEVDAPEPPVGDGSSKPFVDVLLKAGFTGQDAPKDYLIIDQTVEYLDEKKEVQMVALPLDDFRVTIMIDYKNPALGSQHTGMFSLEEEFIKDFSAARTFCFLKEVEMLRENGLIKGGNLDNAIVIVDDEMSPDELRRLGKKLGINGSIILGSSGILNDKTLRFKNEPARHKLLDLLGDLALVGAPMKAQILAARPGHPHNVQFAKKIRKLYQQKKIVKKYQFTKTAGVIFDNEAIRRILPHRYPFLLVDKIVDFKLDEKVVGIKNVSTNEPFFEGHFPQKPVMPGVLVVEAMAQTGGILLLNGMDNPGGKLVYFMAMNNVKFRRTVLPGDQLVMQVEMSSRRSKIATLIGKAFVDGNLVAEAEMTAAIVDADGNPNASSEQR, from the coding sequence ATGCTTGTTCAACAGCGTACCATTACAAATAGAGTTTCCATATCGGGCGTCGGACTCCATACCGGCTGCGAATCGACAATCACTTTCCTGCCGGCCCCGGAGAACCACGGCGTTGTTTTCAGGCGCACGGATGTTGGTGGGAAGCCTGAAATTCCGGCGCTTGCCGATTTCGTCGTGGACGTTTCGCGGGGAACGACTCTCGGTATCGGTGACGTGAAAGTTCATACGGTGGAACATGTTCTCGCCGCGGTCGCAGGACTCGAGATCGATAACATAATAATTGAGGTGGACGCGCCGGAGCCGCCGGTCGGTGACGGGAGCTCGAAACCGTTTGTCGATGTACTGCTGAAAGCGGGTTTCACCGGTCAGGACGCTCCTAAAGATTATCTCATTATCGATCAAACTGTCGAGTACCTCGACGAGAAGAAAGAAGTGCAGATGGTGGCACTACCCCTGGATGATTTCAGGGTAACGATAATGATCGATTACAAGAATCCTGCTCTCGGAAGTCAGCACACAGGCATGTTCTCACTGGAGGAAGAATTCATAAAAGACTTTTCTGCCGCGAGGACTTTTTGCTTCCTGAAGGAAGTCGAAATGCTCCGCGAGAATGGATTGATCAAGGGCGGGAACCTTGATAACGCAATAGTGATCGTTGATGATGAGATGAGCCCCGATGAACTGAGGAGGCTCGGCAAGAAACTCGGAATCAACGGCTCGATCATACTCGGTTCGAGCGGGATACTGAACGACAAAACTCTCCGGTTCAAGAACGAGCCCGCCCGTCATAAACTTCTCGATCTTCTTGGCGACCTCGCACTTGTCGGTGCGCCGATGAAAGCCCAGATCCTCGCCGCGCGTCCCGGTCATCCCCATAATGTCCAGTTCGCGAAGAAGATCAGGAAACTTTATCAGCAGAAGAAAATTGTAAAGAAATATCAGTTCACCAAAACTGCCGGCGTCATTTTTGACAACGAGGCGATCAGGAGAATCCTTCCGCATCGGTATCCGTTCCTTCTTGTCGACAAGATTGTCGACTTCAAGCTCGACGAGAAGGTTGTCGGAATCAAGAACGTTTCCACAAATGAGCCGTTCTTCGAGGGCCATTTTCCCCAGAAACCCGTCATGCCCGGCGTCCTCGTCGTGGAGGCGATGGCACAGACCGGCGGTATTCTCCTGTTGAACGGGATGGATAACCCCGGTGGCAAATTGGTTTACTTCATGGCAATGAACAACGTGAAATTCAGAAGGACCGTTCTGCCGGGCGACCAGCTTGTAATGCAGGTCGAGATGTCGTCGAGACGGAGCAAGATTGCGACTCTCATCGGCAAAGCATTTGTCGACGGCAATCTGGTCGCTGAGGCCGAAATGACCGCGGCCATAGTGGATGCCGACGGCAATCCGAACGCATCATCCGAACAAAGGTGA
- a CDS encoding OmpH family outer membrane protein — protein sequence MKEKSVVLISAAVIISALGFMFAASPKDSTLKIGYVNSTLILGQLPDAQAAQRKIDALVKAWGDTVDQMTAEYQGKVDSYQKQAAMMTDQAKQQAQQEIGTLQQQILAYRQQKMSQGGELDITQQKLMKPIRDKVYTVIARVARDQKMQYVLDKNDNIAVVLYADPAYDITYKVLDILNQQATK from the coding sequence GTGAAAGAAAAGTCAGTAGTGCTTATTTCAGCGGCAGTAATCATATCCGCTCTCGGATTCATGTTCGCCGCGTCACCCAAGGATTCAACTTTGAAAATAGGATATGTCAATTCAACACTCATCCTCGGTCAACTGCCGGACGCTCAGGCCGCCCAGCGGAAAATTGACGCGCTCGTGAAAGCATGGGGCGATACCGTTGACCAGATGACGGCGGAATACCAGGGCAAGGTCGATTCCTATCAGAAACAGGCGGCGATGATGACCGATCAGGCCAAGCAACAGGCGCAACAGGAAATCGGGACATTGCAGCAGCAGATCCTTGCCTACCGCCAGCAGAAAATGTCGCAGGGCGGAGAGCTGGACATAACTCAGCAGAAACTGATGAAGCCGATCAGGGACAAGGTGTACACCGTGATCGCCAGAGTCGCGAGAGACCAGAAGATGCAATATGTGCTGGACAAGAACGACAACATTGCCGTCGTCCTTTACGCTGACCCTGCTTACGACATTACATATAAAGTTCTCGATATTTTAAATCAGCAGGCTACAAAGTGA
- the lpxD gene encoding UDP-3-O-(3-hydroxymyristoyl)glucosamine N-acyltransferase produces the protein MRISEIARIIGAKIEGNAGVEISGIAKIEEAKKGDITFLSNPKYEKHAAVTKASAIIVSEEFRTDRKDIVLLRTKDPYVAFVFALKALVPPPEILPEGIHSLAYVSPKASIGKNVRIGAYANILDGATIGDRSSIHNGTVVGAGAIVGDDSLLYSNVSIYHGCRIGNHVIIHSGTVVGSDGFGFAPKQDGTYEKIPQLGIVVIEDDVEIGSNCSIDRATLGETKICRGAKIDNLVQVAHNVVIGENTVIAAQSGISGSTRIGRHCMIGGQVGFAGHLDIADNTSFGAQSGVAKSINEPGKTYFGYPAKELRDTLRIWGAMEMLPRIVQEFTALQHRVDELAKSVTQGEPAEHRQKE, from the coding sequence ATGAGAATATCCGAGATCGCCCGGATAATTGGTGCGAAGATTGAAGGAAATGCCGGCGTTGAGATTTCGGGAATCGCGAAGATTGAGGAGGCAAAGAAAGGTGACATCACATTCCTTTCGAATCCCAAGTATGAGAAACATGCGGCCGTCACGAAAGCATCGGCAATAATAGTCTCCGAAGAATTCAGGACGGACCGCAAAGACATCGTTCTCCTGCGCACGAAGGATCCGTATGTCGCGTTCGTGTTTGCGCTGAAGGCGCTCGTCCCTCCGCCTGAGATCCTGCCGGAAGGTATTCATTCTCTCGCCTACGTTTCGCCTAAAGCTTCAATAGGGAAGAATGTCCGGATCGGCGCCTACGCAAATATACTTGACGGCGCGACGATCGGGGATAGAAGTTCAATCCATAACGGAACGGTCGTTGGTGCTGGCGCGATAGTCGGAGACGATTCGCTCCTCTATTCGAACGTGTCGATATACCACGGTTGTAGGATCGGGAACCACGTCATCATCCACAGCGGGACCGTGGTGGGAAGCGACGGTTTCGGCTTTGCGCCGAAACAGGACGGTACTTATGAAAAGATACCACAGCTCGGGATTGTGGTAATCGAAGATGACGTGGAGATCGGCTCAAACTGTTCTATTGACCGGGCAACTCTCGGGGAAACGAAAATCTGCCGCGGTGCCAAAATTGACAACCTGGTACAGGTTGCGCATAACGTGGTTATCGGTGAGAACACTGTAATCGCGGCTCAGTCGGGAATATCGGGGAGCACTCGGATCGGCAGACACTGCATGATCGGCGGTCAGGTCGGGTTCGCCGGCCATCTCGATATTGCCGATAACACGAGCTTCGGTGCCCAATCGGGCGTGGCAAAATCGATAAATGAGCCGGGCAAGACTTATTTCGGTTATCCTGCAAAAGAACTTCGGGATACCCTTCGCATCTGGGGAGCGATGGAAATGCTCCCGCGTATCGTCCAGGAGTTCACCGCGCTCCAGCACCGGGTGGACGAGCTGGCCAAGTCGGTCACGCAAGGTGAACCGGCAGAACATCGTCAAAAGGAGTAG
- the nadB gene encoding L-aspartate oxidase gives MNALYGEPADFETDVLIIGSGISGAIAALQLADSSARVTLVSRSTNPEESNTYYAQGGIVYTGHHDSPQLLAEDILRAGAGYCNPRAVEILTNEGPRLAKEILVEKVGVPFDRAENDELSLVREGGHSIDRIAHATDATGKAIEISLLQKVRSHSRIKLLVGHTAVDLLTPAHHSLDRLRVYDPISCVGAYLLDQERKAVVRCLAKKTILATGGLGQIYLRTTNPLGARGDGLAMAYRAGARVINCEFVQFHPTAFYLPNAPCFLISEAVRGAGARLVNSDGKPFMEKYDKKWMDLAPRDVVSRSIHQEMLSNDVSNVYLDLFSYMPSDKIKEHFPSIFQSCLQYGIDITHDLVPVVPAAHYFCGGVWVDEWGRTSVDSLYAVGEVSCTGLHGANRLASTSLLEGLVWGCRAAQRIGDELRTSSDPSINNIPHWQDTGTETADPALISQDMSVLKHIMWNYVGLVRTTRRLRRAIRELRHLESEIENFYRAVHLTDELIGLRNAVRNGLIVTLAAWENNSSVGCHYRI, from the coding sequence ATGAACGCACTCTACGGTGAGCCGGCTGATTTTGAGACCGATGTTCTTATAATTGGGAGCGGCATTTCGGGGGCGATCGCAGCACTTCAGCTCGCGGATAGCAGTGCCAGAGTCACGCTCGTGAGCCGATCGACCAACCCGGAGGAATCGAACACATACTACGCGCAGGGCGGGATAGTCTATACCGGTCATCACGACTCGCCGCAGCTTCTCGCGGAGGATATCCTTCGGGCAGGTGCGGGGTACTGCAATCCGCGCGCGGTCGAAATTCTGACCAACGAAGGCCCGCGCCTGGCTAAGGAAATCCTTGTCGAAAAAGTAGGCGTCCCCTTCGATCGCGCGGAGAACGATGAGCTGTCGCTTGTCAGAGAAGGCGGGCATTCAATAGACCGGATCGCGCATGCCACCGATGCGACCGGGAAAGCGATCGAGATATCTCTTCTGCAAAAGGTCAGATCTCATTCGAGAATCAAACTTCTGGTCGGCCATACTGCGGTGGATCTTCTCACGCCCGCGCACCACTCACTAGATCGGCTGAGAGTTTACGATCCGATTTCGTGCGTGGGAGCATATCTTCTCGACCAGGAGCGCAAGGCGGTGGTCCGCTGCCTCGCGAAGAAGACCATACTTGCGACCGGAGGACTCGGACAAATCTACTTGCGAACCACAAATCCTCTCGGTGCGAGAGGCGACGGCCTCGCAATGGCGTACAGAGCGGGTGCAAGGGTGATAAACTGCGAGTTCGTTCAATTTCATCCGACAGCTTTTTATCTCCCGAACGCTCCGTGCTTTCTGATTTCTGAAGCGGTCCGGGGCGCCGGGGCGAGACTTGTAAATTCCGACGGAAAACCTTTCATGGAAAAGTACGACAAGAAATGGATGGACCTCGCTCCACGTGATGTCGTGTCTCGCAGCATTCACCAGGAGATGCTCTCAAATGACGTTTCGAATGTCTACCTGGATCTTTTTTCCTACATGCCTTCCGACAAAATCAAAGAACACTTTCCTTCTATATTCCAGAGTTGTTTGCAGTATGGGATCGACATTACACACGACCTTGTCCCTGTCGTGCCGGCGGCTCACTACTTTTGCGGCGGAGTTTGGGTTGATGAGTGGGGAAGGACTTCTGTCGACTCGCTCTACGCGGTGGGGGAGGTTTCCTGTACCGGTCTCCATGGCGCGAACCGGCTGGCAAGCACTTCGCTCCTCGAGGGACTTGTTTGGGGTTGCCGAGCCGCGCAACGAATTGGAGACGAGCTGAGAACCTCAAGCGATCCGTCGATCAACAATATTCCGCATTGGCAGGATACGGGCACAGAGACCGCCGACCCTGCGCTTATCAGCCAGGATATGAGCGTTCTTAAACATATTATGTGGAATTATGTCGGGTTAGTCCGGACGACCAGGCGACTCAGAAGAGCAATCCGCGAATTGCGACATCTCGAATCTGAAATTGAGAACTTCTACAGAGCCGTTCATCTCACCGATGAACTCATCGGTCTGCGCAATGCGGTTAGAAACGGATTGATCGTTACACTCGCTGCGTGGGAGAACAACAGCAGCGTAGGTTGTCATTATAGAATTTAG
- a CDS encoding isoprenyl transferase, with protein MIKFTPDDRRLQENLKASGSIPEHIAIIMDGNGRWAKQRGLPRAAGHREGVSSVRDIVEACGQLGVKHLTLYAFSTENWKRPEQEVSTIMRLLVKVLRDETDKLHENNVRLTFIGDVDSLPLGVRRELYDGLEKTRNNTGLNLNLALSYSGRWDIAEAVRKIASDVLNGKISIEGISESLIGNYLTTAGIPDPDLLIRTSGELRISNFLLYQLAYTEIFISKVYWPEFRRRHLYDAIGDFQKRERRFGLVSEQVKHVQTIQ; from the coding sequence TTGATCAAGTTCACTCCCGACGATCGCAGGCTGCAGGAAAATCTGAAAGCAAGCGGCAGTATTCCGGAGCACATTGCGATCATAATGGACGGAAATGGTCGTTGGGCCAAACAGAGGGGGCTACCAAGAGCTGCCGGTCATCGCGAGGGCGTGAGCTCCGTTCGCGACATCGTGGAGGCCTGCGGACAGCTCGGAGTGAAGCACCTTACACTATACGCGTTCTCGACAGAAAATTGGAAGCGGCCAGAGCAGGAAGTGTCGACCATAATGCGGCTGCTCGTCAAGGTTCTTCGCGATGAGACAGATAAACTTCACGAGAACAATGTGCGTCTGACATTCATCGGCGACGTCGATTCTCTTCCCCTCGGTGTTCGCCGCGAATTATACGACGGTCTTGAAAAGACAAGGAACAATACCGGTCTCAATTTGAACCTCGCGCTTAGCTATTCCGGTCGCTGGGATATCGCGGAGGCAGTCCGCAAGATTGCTTCGGATGTTCTTAATGGAAAGATTTCCATCGAGGGAATAAGCGAGTCACTTATCGGAAACTACCTGACAACCGCTGGGATTCCGGATCCCGATTTGCTCATAAGAACAAGCGGTGAACTAAGGATAAGCAATTTCCTCCTTTATCAGCTCGCATATACGGAAATTTTCATATCAAAAGTGTATTGGCCCGAATTCCGGAGAAGACATCTTTACGACGCCATCGGCGACTTCCAGAAGCGGGAACGGCGATTCGGACTCGTGAGCGAACAGGTGAAGCACGTTCAAACTATTCAATAA
- the bamA gene encoding outer membrane protein assembly factor BamA, which produces MKYVVLLLSLIVVSANARAQVAPKQPSLKILGISVEGNKQTDAGAIIRYSGLRIGNEIVQGGDEISQAIKQLWSLGIFSDIQVLIDNQVENGVFLLIKVQEYPRLNDIVIKGNDELSEKDIKEQINLVKGQIVTQDALSTLKYNIMKKYEDKGYLLAEINPELEPVADTSGAPVNLVLKIDEGKEVVVKSITFSGNKSISDGDLRGAMDDTHEKVWWMFWRSAKFDPKKYEDDKQKILDYYNKNGYVDASIVSDSTWYSPDKEYMNIHINVYEGNKYYIRHIVWEGNTKYPSSALNERLGLKEGDVYDKQKFEENLRGNKDQTDVASLYLDTGYLTFNAIPSETKVGSDSMDIDVKIYERNQFHIGQVLITGNSKTQDKVIRRELFTVPGDYFSRSLIIRSVRQLSQLNYFNSDKIKPDYNIVNDSTVNVSYGVEEKSSDTFNMSVGYSQLYSFTGSIGVSFNNFDLKHPLQGGAGQALTFTWQFGVSSYYRTFQLGFNEPWLMDTPTSLGMNLFDTRQVIYYDLQMTGASLTIGRRLRWPDDYFRGDWIVTLQRNNVINGGGIYTPGLTTEFSVTQVISRNSTDSPIFPSVGSSVSLSDEISGPPVLPGNVSFHKHVFSADWYAPLFGTNRIVLYSGSLFGVLGTLTRNSPQLQPFDLFFMGGTGLGYISTTPLRGYDDRVVGPKVPDTPSGEPSGGRVLFKQTFELRFSITQDPIPLYFLMFAEGGNVYSDFAHTDIFQLARSAGVGARVMINPIGLIGFDYGYGFDSVSPNYPKSGWHFHFQFGKGF; this is translated from the coding sequence ATGAAGTATGTAGTCCTTTTGTTGTCTCTAATCGTCGTTTCCGCAAATGCACGGGCCCAGGTCGCGCCAAAGCAGCCATCTCTGAAGATTCTCGGGATATCAGTCGAGGGAAATAAACAGACGGACGCCGGCGCCATAATCCGCTATTCAGGCCTCAGGATTGGAAACGAAATTGTCCAGGGCGGCGACGAAATTTCGCAGGCGATAAAACAACTCTGGTCCCTCGGGATCTTTTCAGATATTCAGGTTCTCATCGACAACCAGGTAGAAAACGGAGTCTTCCTCCTTATCAAGGTCCAGGAGTACCCGCGACTGAACGATATCGTGATCAAGGGGAACGATGAGCTGAGTGAAAAGGACATCAAAGAACAGATCAATCTGGTCAAAGGTCAAATTGTAACTCAGGACGCGCTGAGTACGCTCAAGTACAATATCATGAAGAAGTACGAGGACAAAGGATATCTCCTCGCCGAAATAAATCCGGAACTTGAACCTGTAGCGGACACGTCCGGCGCACCGGTCAACCTCGTCTTGAAGATCGACGAAGGCAAAGAAGTCGTCGTCAAGTCGATCACGTTCAGCGGGAACAAATCGATCTCGGACGGCGACCTGCGCGGCGCTATGGACGACACCCATGAGAAAGTCTGGTGGATGTTCTGGAGGAGCGCGAAGTTCGACCCGAAGAAATACGAGGACGACAAACAGAAGATTCTGGATTACTACAACAAGAACGGGTACGTCGATGCATCGATCGTGTCGGACTCAACATGGTACAGCCCCGACAAGGAATACATGAATATTCACATTAACGTCTACGAGGGGAACAAGTACTACATAAGACACATCGTCTGGGAGGGGAATACAAAATATCCATCGTCCGCGCTGAACGAACGTCTCGGTTTGAAGGAAGGCGACGTGTATGACAAGCAGAAATTTGAGGAGAATCTGCGCGGCAACAAGGATCAGACAGACGTGGCATCACTCTACCTTGATACAGGTTACCTGACGTTTAACGCGATACCTTCGGAGACTAAGGTAGGCTCGGATTCAATGGACATCGATGTGAAGATTTACGAGCGGAATCAATTCCATATCGGTCAGGTTCTCATAACCGGGAACTCGAAAACCCAGGACAAGGTAATAAGGCGGGAATTGTTCACGGTGCCGGGCGATTATTTCTCGAGATCGTTAATTATCCGGAGCGTCAGACAGTTGTCGCAATTGAATTATTTTAATTCAGACAAAATCAAACCCGATTATAATATTGTCAACGATTCGACGGTGAATGTATCGTACGGTGTCGAAGAGAAATCGAGCGACACGTTCAATATGTCGGTCGGATACAGCCAGCTTTACAGTTTCACGGGATCGATCGGTGTCAGCTTCAACAATTTCGATTTGAAGCATCCGCTCCAGGGTGGAGCCGGCCAGGCGCTCACATTCACCTGGCAGTTTGGCGTAAGTTCGTATTACAGGACATTCCAGCTCGGCTTCAACGAGCCGTGGCTTATGGACACGCCCACTTCGCTCGGCATGAATCTCTTCGACACGCGACAGGTGATCTACTATGACCTGCAGATGACTGGTGCGTCGCTCACCATCGGCCGCAGGTTGAGATGGCCCGACGATTACTTCCGTGGTGATTGGATCGTGACTCTTCAAAGAAACAATGTCATCAACGGCGGCGGAATTTATACGCCGGGACTTACCACTGAGTTCAGCGTTACACAGGTCATTTCGAGGAACAGCACGGACAGTCCCATTTTCCCCTCGGTCGGTTCCAGTGTTTCCTTGAGCGACGAGATCTCAGGCCCTCCGGTTCTTCCGGGTAATGTAAGTTTTCACAAGCACGTCTTCTCGGCCGACTGGTACGCTCCTCTGTTCGGGACGAACCGCATCGTGCTCTACAGCGGATCGTTGTTCGGCGTCCTCGGTACCCTGACCAGGAATTCTCCCCAGCTTCAACCGTTCGATCTTTTCTTCATGGGAGGAACCGGGCTCGGCTATATTTCTACAACTCCGCTCCGTGGATATGACGATCGAGTAGTCGGACCTAAGGTCCCCGACACGCCGAGCGGTGAACCTTCCGGCGGAAGGGTCCTCTTCAAACAGACATTTGAGTTGAGGTTCTCGATCACGCAGGACCCGATACCGCTTTACTTCCTCATGTTTGCGGAAGGCGGCAATGTCTATTCGGATTTTGCGCATACCGATATATTTCAGCTTGCCAGATCTGCTGGTGTCGGTGCTCGCGTCATGATCAACCCGATCGGCCTGATTGGCTTCGATTACGGCTACGGATTTGATTCGGTCTCCCCCAATTACCCCAAATCCGGCTGGCATTTCCATTTCCAGTTTGGGAAGGGATTTTAA
- a CDS encoding OmpH family outer membrane protein → MKTRGSNRWLIAGAVVLLIPVIAAAQQKVGWVDTQEIMKQYPDAVEAQGKLDALVAQWQVDISKLQTQFQQEADDYQKRRLILPEQARIEEETKLADMQKKISDLRNQRFGQNGDLFQQQNAIMRPIQEKVLTAIGDVAKDGSYDYIFDKSGQVLLMFANDKYDVTQDVLSKLKITANKPTTNPAGTQTAPPGVH, encoded by the coding sequence ATGAAGACGAGGGGTTCTAATCGTTGGCTGATAGCCGGCGCGGTCGTCCTTCTTATTCCTGTGATCGCGGCTGCCCAGCAGAAAGTCGGCTGGGTCGACACCCAGGAAATAATGAAACAATATCCCGACGCTGTCGAAGCGCAGGGCAAACTCGACGCTCTGGTTGCCCAGTGGCAGGTAGATATCAGTAAACTGCAAACACAGTTTCAGCAGGAAGCAGATGATTATCAGAAGAGACGGTTGATTCTTCCCGAACAGGCGAGGATCGAGGAAGAGACCAAGCTTGCGGATATGCAGAAGAAGATTTCCGATCTGAGGAATCAAAGATTCGGACAGAACGGCGATCTGTTTCAACAGCAAAACGCAATAATGCGTCCCATCCAGGAAAAAGTCCTGACAGCAATCGGGGACGTCGCGAAGGATGGAAGCTACGATTACATATTCGACAAAAGCGGCCAGGTACTCCTTATGTTTGCGAATGACAAGTACGACGTCACGCAGGATGTGCTCAGCAAGCTGAAGATTACTGCCAACAAGCCGACCACGAATCCTGCGGGTACCCAGACAGCTCCCCCCGGCGTGCATTAA